In Parasteatoda tepidariorum isolate YZ-2023 chromosome 2, CAS_Ptep_4.0, whole genome shotgun sequence, one DNA window encodes the following:
- the LOC107453683 gene encoding uncharacterized protein isoform X1: MLASDTMQNVFENNNYKMNGRVHLKPDVNSQTVTDKGLCKFCDRPLYGLKNDDYEQYENEEKEVIAHGETYYNGHKYGDNGDEKSAFNGETIKMFCIFCNQYYNGPKKAEYAREPFKLNKGKKASSGGNSALDNDRVKTVIDVLPFEDGRKSPPMNSELLNEESGDKEVVPYDTSLESNEEEKIILNGHICQRDDCTKSVSDKMASDEVDGHKTKIGLGGNLSFKKNRKIMIVTNGVLFESAYASYKAVVSEVPPKIDQENKIIGELAETKKNYIACVGTPFMRCEKAKTFCYGVPPVAGFPILH; encoded by the coding sequence ATGTTGGCATCTGATACGATGCAAAATGTATTTGAGAATAACAACTACAAGATGAATGGTAGAGTTCATCTTAAACCGGATGTTAACTCCCAAACTGTAACGGATAAAGGACTTTGCAAATTTTGTGATAGACCTTTATATGGACTTAAAAACGACGACTACGAGcaatatgaaaatgaagagaaagaagTCATTGCTCATGGCGAGACTTATTATAATGGACATAAATATGGGGACAATGGAGATGAAAAGTCTGCCTTTAATGGCGAGACTATTAAAATGTTCTGCATATTCTGCAACCAATACTATAATGGGCCAAAAAAAGCGGAATATGCCAGAGAaccttttaaattgaataaggGTAAGAAGGCATCTTCGGGTGGAAACTCGGCTCTAGACAACGACAGAGTCAAAACTGTCATTGATGTGTTGCCCTTTGAAGATGGCCGCAAATCCCCACCCATGAATTCTGAATTACTGAATGAAGAATCGGGTGATAAAGAAGTTGTCCCTTATGACACTTCGCTTGAAAGtaatgaggaagaaaaaattattttaaatgggcACATCTGTCAAAGAGATGACTGCACGAAAAGTGTTTCTGATAAAATGGCGAGTGATGAGGTAGATggtcacaaaacaaaaattggaCTTGGTGgaaatctttcatttaaaaagaaccgaaaaataatgattgtgACAAATGGAGTACTATTTGAAAGTGCCTACGCATCCTACAAGGCTGTGGTTTCTGAAGTTCCACCCAAAATAgatcaggaaaataaaattattggagAGCtggcagaaactaaaaaaaattatattgcctGTGTTGGAACACCATTTATGAGATGTGAAAAAGCAAAGACTTTTTGCTATGGAGTACCACCTGTTGCAGGCTTTCCCATACTCCATTAG